From the Paenibacillus sp. MMS20-IR301 genome, the window TCATTGAACCTGAATCTATGCTGTCAGGTTTACACGGTTATACTGGACAAGAAGAGGCGGCATAGACTGCCCGAATCCTGGAGGAGTGTGGATGATGGAGACGAAATCAGCGGGACAGCCTGAAGGTTTATTCTGCCAAAGCTGCGGTATGCCGGTTGAGAGTGCAGAGCTGCAGGGTACTGACAAGGCAGGCAACAAAGTTGAGGACTACTGCATGTATTGTTATGAGCAAGGCGAATTTAAACAGCCGAATATTACTTTGCAGGAGATGACCGATCTCTGTGCCGGATATCTGATTGAGGAAGGCATGGACGAAGCAGCGGCACGCCAGATGCTGAATGCTTCCCTGCCGCTGCTGAAACGCTGGAGCACAGGTACTCCTGTGCACTGAGGGCTGCAAATACCCCAACTCTCAACTTATAAAAAGGGACGCCCCGGCAACCTTTACGGTCACACGGGACGTCCCTCTTTTACTGATCACTGCTTATAGATAGATTAGGCTTGCTGGGATTTCACCTTATGCGCCAGCACAGGCTCTTCTTCTTCCGTCTTCAGGAAGTCAGGCTGCGGCGAGGTTTTCTTGATGAACAGCGCCAGCACCAGGGCCACGACGGTTACCCAGGTAGCTACGGCGAACGCATGGGTAATTCCGTTAATGGTCGCTTCCTGTGTAAGCTTAGCCATC encodes:
- a CDS encoding zinc ribbon domain-containing protein; translation: MMETKSAGQPEGLFCQSCGMPVESAELQGTDKAGNKVEDYCMYCYEQGEFKQPNITLQEMTDLCAGYLIEEGMDEAAARQMLNASLPLLKRWSTGTPVH